A single region of the Triticum dicoccoides isolate Atlit2015 ecotype Zavitan chromosome 2B, WEW_v2.0, whole genome shotgun sequence genome encodes:
- the LOC119364481 gene encoding uncharacterized protein LOC119364481 — MDNSFVDTPNQPLMNDPFVLMAQSAPSYALNNLTKSAVRMDCVGSAMANCGHGDESTQSMNNITRDDGCRLVLGLGPTPDFYSTDYPPTGVYKSKESQTLSGQSFSFTDPGVLRLGLQTDGAETIQHLQTQNETVHSFAVVDEASTSAAVRSMGGYMPSLLFAPCSNSSAANETELQSRDSLNSTHYNSNNTQHIQHLQLSPEPSATTETSFGVSSDVVTGATTSEQRSHPRHPKKCRFKGCSKGGRGSSGLCIAHGGGQRCHKPGCHKGAESSTAYCKAHGGGRRCEELGCTKSAEGKTDYCIAHGGGRRCEYPDCPKAARGKSGRCIKHGGGKRCTMEGCIRSAEGKAGLCISHGGGRRCQYPDCAKGAQGSTLYCKAHGGGKRCVFDGCSRGAEGSTPLCKAHGGGKRCMFEGGGVCPKSVHGGTEFCVAHGGGKRCAAPGCTKSARGRTDCCVKHGGGKRCRIDNCGKSAQGSTDFCKAHGGGKRCTWGSGCEKFARGKSGLCAAHGTLVARQQEHGMVKSGGSMIGPGLFSGIVASSTTAASSMTNEHSSSGISTASDSDGTVRSQAMIPPQLLVPRSMMPSSSSEPTVRGGREAGCAVPEGRVHGGGLLSLLGGSFRNANIDKL, encoded by the coding sequence ATGGATAATAGCTTTGTGGATACCCCAAACCAACCTCTGATGAATGACCCCTTTGTCTTAATGGCACAATCAGCTCCAAGCTACGCCCTGAACAACTTGACCAAAAGCGCAGTTCGCATGGATTGCGTCGGCTCAGCAATGGCTAATTGTGGTCATGGTGATGAAAGTACACAAAGCATGAATAACATCACAAGAGATGATGGTTGCAGGCTTGTTCTTGGGTTGGGTCCAACACCTGATTTTTACTCGACAGATTATCCGCCCACTGGTGTATATAAGTCAAAAGAATCTCAGACTTTGTCTGGCCAAAGTTTCTCTTTCACTGACCCAGGGGTGCTGAGGCTTGGCCTGCAGACAGATGGTGCAGAAACAATTCAGCATCTGCAAACACAAAATGAAACAGTTCATTCTTTTGCTGTTGTTGACGAGGCTTCAACATCTGCTGCTGTAAGGAGCATGGGTGGCTACATGCCATCCCTACTCTTTGCTCCCTGCTCCAATTCTTCTGCTGCCAACGAGACAGAATTACAAAGCAGAGATTCACTAAACTCCACACACTACAACAGCAATAATACTCAGCATATTCAACATCTTCAGCTCAGCCCTGAACCTTCTGCTACGACAGAGACTTCGTTTGGTGTGAGCTCTGATGTGGTCACTGGAGCAACCACATCAGAACAACGGAGTCATCCCCGTCATCCTAAGAAGTGCAGGTTCAAGGGGTGCTCCAAAGGTGGCAGAGGCTCATCAGGGCTGTGTATTGCTCATGGAGGCGGGCAAAGATGCCATAAGCCTGGGTGCCATAAAGGAGCTGAGAGCAGCACTGCGTATTGCAAGGCCCATGGCGGAGGACGGCGGTGTGAGGAGCTTGGTTGCACCAAGAGTGCCGAGGGAAAGACAGATTATTGTATTGCTCATGGTGGAGGCCGCCGTTGTGAATATCCTGATTGTCCTAAAGCTGCACGAGGTAAGTCTGGACGGTGCATAAAGCATGGTGGTGGGAAGAGGTGTACAATGGAAGGTTGCATTCGGAGTGCTGAGGGAAAGGCTGGACTCTGCATTTCTCATGGTGGTGGACGCCGGTGCCAGTATCCGGACTGTGCCAAAGGGGCTCAGGGCAGCACATTATACTGCAAAGCGCATGGTGGCGGCAAGAGGTGCGTCTTCGATGGGTGCAGCAGAGGTGCAGAGGGGAGCACACCTCTGTGCAAAGCCCATGGTGGTGGGAAGAGATGCATGTTCGAAGGAGGTGGTGTCTGCCCAAAGAGTGTACATGGGGGGACTGAATTCTGTGTGGCACATGGAGGTGGGAAGCGCTGTGCAGCGCCTGGCTGCACCAAGAGCGCCCGTGGCCGCACTGACTGTTGTGTGAAGCATGGTGGTGGTAAGCGTTGCAGGATTGACAATTGTGGTAAGAGTGCTCAAGGTAGTACGGACTTCTGCAAAGCCCATGGTGGAGGCAAACGTTGCACATGGGGATCCGGTTGTGAGAAGTTCGCCCGTGGCAAGAGCGGCCTGTGTGCCGCACATGGAACCTTGGTTGCCAGGCAGCAAGAGCATGGAATGGTGAAGAGTGGAGGGAGCATGATCGGACCAGGCCTCTTCAGTGGCATTGTGGCATCATCAACCACCGCTGCAAGTAGCATGACAAATGAGCACTCCTCATCGGGCATCAGCACTGCATCAGATAGTGACGGCACAGTGAGGAGCCAAGCGATGATACCTCCGCAGCTGCTTGTGCCTCGCTCCATGATGCCCTCGTCGTCGTCGGAGCCTACTGTGCGTGGGGGCAGAGAAGCAGGCTGTGCTGTTCCTGAGGGAAGGGTGCACGGTGGCGGCCTGCTGTCACTCCTCGGTGGCAGCTTCAGGAACGCCAATATAGATAAGCTCTGA
- the LOC119364482 gene encoding galactose mutarotase-like, with the protein MARAALLPVALLLCLALAGSADAERKPVGFYGLKNKKGDFSIKVTNWGATLVSVLVPDCQGNLADVILGYDTLGGYVNGTGSFGATVGRVVNRIAKSRFVLDGKAYRLFRNDGNNSIHGGHRGFGKVIWTVKEYVRDGDTPYITFFYHSFDGEQGFPGDLDVYVTYQLSGPYDLSIRMNATATTKATPVNLANHAYWNLAGHGSGDVLEHELQLLASRYTPLDDTKIPTGQVVPVAGTMYDFRTATPVGAHMEVVPGGGGGYDINFVVDGQQDAMRKVAFVRDPESGRALELWANQPGVQLYTSNWVSNEKGKAGKVYGQYGALCLETQAYPDAVNHPNFPSSIVRPGQVYKHDMLFKFSN; encoded by the exons ATGGCTAGAGCTGCACTGCTTCCTGTCGCGCTGCTGCTGTGCCTTGCGCTGGCCGGCAGCGCCGATGCTGAGCGGAAGCCGGTCGGTTTCTACGGGCTCAAGAACAAGAAGGGGGATTTCTCCATCAAGGTCACCAACTGGGGAGCCACCCTCGTCTCTGTCCTCGTCCCTGACTGCCAAG GAAACTTGGCTGATGTTATCCTCGGGTACGACACCCTTGGTGGATATGTT AATGGCACCGGCTCATTCGGGGCCACGGTCGGGCGCGTGGTGAACAGAATCGCCAAATCCCGCTTCGTGCTCGACGGGAAAGCCTATCGCCTTTTCCGTAACGACGGCAATAACTCGATTCACG GCGGGCACAGGGGGTTCGGCAAGGTCATATGGACCGTCAAGGAGTACGTGCGCGACGGCGACACCCCGTACATCACCTTCTTCTACCACAGCTTCGACGGAGAGCAAG GATTCCCGGGCGACCTGGACGTGTACGTGACGTACCAGCTCTCCGGCCCGTACGACCTCAGCATCCGCATGAACGCCACGGCGACGACCAAGGCGACGCCGGTGAACCTCGCCAACCACGCGTACTGGAACCTCGCCGGCCACGGCAGCGGCGACGTCCTCGAGCACGAGCTCCAGCTGCTCGCGTCGCGCTACACGCCGCTCGACGACACCAAGATCCCGACGGGCCAGGTGGTGCCCGTGGCCGGCACCATGTACGACTTCCGCACGGCGACGCCCGTGGGCGCGCACATGGAGGTCGTccccggcggaggcggcggctacGACATCAACTTCGTCGTGGACGGGCAGCAGGACGCGATGCGGAAGGTCGCGTTCGTCCGGGATCCGGAGTCGGGGCGGGCGTTGGAGCTGTGGGCGAACCAGCCCGGCGTGCAGCTCTACACCTCCAACTGGGTCAGCAACGAGAAGGGCAAAGCCGGGAAGGTGTACGGGCAGTACGGCGCGCTGTGCCTGGAGACGCAGGCGTACCCCGACGCCGTCAACCACCCCAACTTCCCGTCGTCCATCGTGAGGCCCGGCCAGGTGTACAAGCACGACATGCTCTTCAAGTTCTCCAATTAG